The sequence attaaaattaggctaaaatagtaaatttttgaacatatgcataatttatatgaaattttacAGTAAGTACCTCGCATCTGACTCCACAACCAGTCTCGAGAACACATGAGTGCTTCCACTGTGCTTGAATGAAGTCGGCTACGGTGTGGACTGATAATCCTACCACCAGTACTAAATGAAGACTCTGAAGCTACTGTAGATACATGAATAGCCAAAATACCACGAGCTATTTGATGCAAAATAGGATATTTAATCCCATTTGTCTTCCACCACGACAATATATCAAAATCTTGAGTTCTAGGCAAGACTTTCTCCCCCAAATATAGGTCTAAATAAGATTGTTCATTACCGATGGTAGAATCCATAACAAACTGGTAATAAGATGTTAAAGGATCACCAACTCTGAAATCACATGACTGTGATGGAAAATCAGTCGAAGAAGAAGATTCAGAAGACCGAAGCCCAAGTTTATGCTTCAATTCATACTCTTTGACCAACATAATAGCCAAGACAAAGACTTCCTCAATTTTCGATGGAGCATTCTCTTTATAAATAAGAGAAAAATATAATACTCGATCAATTTCATCTTGAACCTTAGATCCATAATAGCTGCAACTGCAATAGCACCATGAATTTTATGCCAATACTTTTCAAACTTGATTGACATCTTTGCTGCCAATAACTTATCTTCAACATGGTCAGACTCAAGCCACTTACAGATTGCAATCCTAATCTGAcacacatttaaaaaataaagatttgatGTGGGATACTTGATCCTAAAAAATAACTCAGTCACTTGGTGAAAGATCTCCAACTTTTCAGCAATCATGTTAGTCTTCACCCAATCTTCTTCACTTGGAACATTTTTATATAAGGGCTCACGTTGCGTTAAACGAGGAAATACATCTTTATATACCAATGCAGTGGTCAGCATCACATACGTCGAGTTCCACCCAGTTTTACAATCAAGGACTAACTTCTTAGAGAacttaattttcatttgttgAGCTATCTCAACAaatttttcctctctttttgcTGTCCCAGACCAATATGCAACACTATTCCGAATAGTCTCAATACTATCCTTAATCACATCCAATCCATCCTTAACTATCAAATTAAGTATGTGAGCACAACAACACATATGAAATAATTCTCCATTTAACACAAGTGAAAGCTTGCAATATGTCACTATATCCTCAATCATGGCATCATTTGTAGAGCAATTATCTACTGTGAGAGCAGACAACTTACCATCAATATTCCACTCTGATAAGCAATCTATCATTATAGCAGAAAGTGTCTCGGCATTATGTGggcatgaaacatatgcaaacTTGATATAAAACACCACTTAATTACCATAACTTAGAGTAACATGATGTGCTAAGCAATAATCCAACACTAAAATTTAATACACAGAAGCAAGATCTATTCCATAAGTAAACAAGACATATTCCAGATTTTAAGCATTTAGTTTATAAGTTTCTACGGGAATAAATGAGCAAAGATACATTTTTAAATTCGAAACACTCATTTAAAATCTTCCTCCAACGACTCAGAGCAAAGCATTAACTAAAACTGGAAGTCCTTGTCTTCCTCCAACGAGTATGAGCTTTCAAATACACAACAAGCACATGTAACAACTTACCTTAGAATTCGACTTTGAAGCGTCCACGAAGCATCAATAAAATGAGAAATGATAGCCATAAACCCTCTTTTCTGATTACTTGAAGTCCACATGTCAGTCGTGATTGCAATTTTACTTTTGTTCATTTGCAACAACTTCATGGTCTCTCCCTTTTCACATTCAAATACTTTCATAATATCCCTCTTGATAGTACTTCTAGAAATAGCCTTAAATAAGGGTTGCAATGAATTGCAAAACCTCTTAAAACCCAAGTGGTCCACCATAGATAAAGGATACTCATGTAAGATAATCATATAAGCTATCTCTTTCCTAGCATTACCTTCATCAAAACTATATGCACCATGTTTAACATACCCATCACTAGTTATAACTGGactctttttctttgtcatcAATATAGGACATGTTCTAACATGTGAACGTAAAGATGAAGTACCAACAGTGGAGCCCGATGCTAGCCTAGCTTTACAATGGTTACAGACAGCTTGCACCTCCCCACAAAAACTTTTTTCCTCTAAATGCTGCCAGACAACTGAGGTTCTTTTTCTCTTCCTACCAGTGTCATCAAAGCTTAATTCACTTTGGTCcaattcttgatcaagattaaTTGGTTCTTTATCTTGGTTCTCGCTTTGAGTCTCCATCTTGGAACtagttgaaatgaaacaaaaagaGGTAATGGCATATGGTGgaaaattcaaaaccaattGATATAAAACACCAACTAATATAAAAGTAAAACATCACTCAATCAACTGTTCCTTTACTAACAAAATGGCATTATGCAAAACCAACTGATATAAAACACCAACTAATATATCAGATTGTCCCCAAATAGTCAGATTGTCCCCAAATTTTGACACAGAACCAAACTGAAAGCTACAGAACCAAATGCGAAAGATGGGAAACAAATTGTCCCCAAATAGTTAGTCAAATTTTGTAATGCAAAAGCAAGAAATTGATGGTAATCCTGAACTTTAGCACATAACCAAAATGGAAAAAGCAGCCAAAATTTAACACGGAACCAAACAAATTGCATAACCAAATCCagcatacccaaaacaaattgcaaaaccaaaatttcTCACAAATTAATCAAACCTCAACCAATAGTGCTAAAAAATTAAGTTACCCAACCAAATCCAGCATACCCAAAATAAATTGCAAAacccatgaaattgaaaagctacaaaacccatgaaattgaaaataaaatctaCAAAACGCatcaaattgaaaacaaaatatgtAGAACATGAGAGAAATTACCATGAGACTAACCTTGCAAAGTAAGGAAGTGTGGGTCGAGGCTCGAAAACGCAAGAGGAAGTCACGGGTCACGGGGGTGAGAGACTGAGAGTGAGATGGCG is a genomic window of Malus domestica chromosome 09, GDT2T_hap1 containing:
- the LOC114826827 gene encoding zinc finger BED domain-containing protein DAYSLEEPER-like; protein product: METQSENQDKEPINLDQELDQSELSFDDTGRKRKRTSVVWQHLEEKSFCGEVQAVCNHCKARLASGSTVGTSSLRSHVRTCPILMTKKKSPVITSDGYVKHGAYSFDEGNARKEIAYMIILHEYPLSMVDHLGFKRFCNSLQPLFKAISRSTIKRDIMKVFECEKGETMKLLQMNKSKIAITTDMWTSSNQKRGFMAIISHFIDASWTLQSRILRSCFCFAYVSCPHNAETLSAIMIDCLSEWNIDVKDGLDVIKDSIETIRNSVAYWSGTAKREEKFVEIAQQMKIKFSKKLVLDCKTGWNSTYVMLTTALIRIAICKWLESDHVEDKLLAAKMSINCSYYGSKVQDEIDRVLYFSLIYKENAPSKIEEVFVLAIMLVKEYELKHKLGLRSSESSSSTDFPSQSCDFRVGDPLTSYYQFVMDSTIGNEQSYLDLYLGEKVLPRTQDFDILSWWKTNGIKYPILHQIARGILAIHVSTVASESSFSTGGRIISPHRSRLHSSTVEALMCSRDWLWSQMRDSNSTPRVENSSFGIDNDVNVASFGGNESMILCDCTNWTLIEDVTLCSSWVEVTHDPITVSCSETCRFKICVFIILNELVSQDKKAYQKQVGGNPSKEKT